Proteins co-encoded in one Nitrospiraceae bacterium genomic window:
- the glgB gene encoding 1,4-alpha-glucan branching protein GlgB translates to MLINDHIKRIIKSEHWDPFSVLGMHYVDENNKKGIVVRAFIPDADETWIVEEENKKTYKAEKIDKTGFFEKRFEGKKKFFRYKLKIRTLDNKTSEFYDPYSFLPILSDFDLHLIGEGNHYKAYEKLGAHVMKINGIKGVHFAVWAPNAKRISIVGGFNNWNGKRHQMRVLGSSGIWELFIPGLNEGELYKFEIKTKLNDIILKSDPYAFYSEYRPKTASIVHDINKYKWNDTEWISKRSNKNLLEAPISAYEVHLGSWMRVPDEKNRFLTYRELADKLIPYVKNMGYTHIELLPIMEHPFDASWGYQVIGYFAPTSRHGSPEDFMYFVDRCHQNNIGLILDWVPAHFPKDSHGLANFDGTALYEHRDPRKAEHKDWGTLIFNYGRNEVKNFLISNALFWIEKYHIDGLRVDAVASMIYLDYSKEEGEWLPNIFGGRENLEAIDFIKKFNEVMHFNHPGILTIAEESTAWSGVSRPTYLGGLGFSLKWNMGWMHDTLEYFSKEAVYRKYHQHNLTFGLLYAFTENFMLVLSHDEVVYEKCSMLNKMPGDTWQKFANLRLIYGFMFGHPGKKLLFMGNDIGQWDEWNFDKSIDWHLLEYESHRSLQKYVKDLNKFYKLEASLYEVDFVHNGFEWIDFHDTEQSIISFIRKAKNSENFLLFVCNFTPVPRTDYRIGVPADGIYKEVFNTDNSEYGGSNMLNGGIIKTENKQYHGREYSISITIPPLALSVFKMA, encoded by the coding sequence ATGCTCATCAATGATCACATCAAACGTATTATCAAAAGTGAACACTGGGATCCTTTTAGCGTCCTTGGCATGCATTATGTTGATGAAAATAACAAAAAAGGAATAGTTGTGCGTGCATTTATACCGGATGCTGATGAAACTTGGATTGTTGAAGAAGAAAATAAAAAAACATACAAAGCTGAAAAGATTGACAAGACTGGTTTTTTCGAAAAACGTTTTGAAGGAAAGAAAAAATTTTTCAGATATAAGTTAAAGATTAGAACCTTAGATAATAAGACATCAGAATTTTATGACCCGTATTCATTTCTACCAATATTATCAGATTTTGACCTTCATCTTATAGGTGAAGGAAATCACTACAAGGCTTATGAAAAACTTGGCGCACATGTAATGAAAATTAATGGCATTAAAGGAGTTCATTTTGCTGTGTGGGCTCCGAATGCAAAAAGAATCAGTATTGTAGGCGGATTTAACAACTGGAATGGCAAAAGACATCAGATGCGTGTATTGGGCTCGTCAGGAATATGGGAGTTGTTTATCCCAGGTCTTAACGAAGGTGAGTTATACAAATTCGAGATAAAAACAAAATTGAATGACATAATCCTTAAATCAGACCCGTATGCTTTTTATTCTGAATACAGACCCAAGACTGCTTCAATTGTTCATGACATTAATAAATATAAATGGAATGACACAGAGTGGATTAGTAAACGATCAAATAAGAATCTGCTTGAAGCGCCGATCTCAGCATATGAAGTTCATCTTGGCTCGTGGATGCGCGTGCCTGATGAAAAGAACAGATTTTTAACCTACAGAGAACTTGCAGACAAGCTTATCCCCTATGTAAAAAATATGGGATATACACATATAGAACTATTGCCGATTATGGAACATCCTTTTGATGCATCATGGGGGTATCAAGTAATAGGATATTTCGCACCTACAAGCAGGCATGGCAGTCCAGAGGATTTCATGTATTTTGTGGATAGATGTCATCAGAATAATATCGGTTTAATACTCGACTGGGTACCTGCACATTTTCCTAAAGACTCTCATGGTCTGGCAAATTTTGATGGAACTGCTCTATATGAGCACAGAGATCCAAGAAAGGCTGAACATAAAGATTGGGGTACTCTGATTTTCAATTATGGGAGAAACGAGGTTAAAAATTTCCTGATCTCCAATGCATTGTTCTGGATAGAAAAATATCATATAGATGGATTAAGGGTTGATGCAGTAGCTTCGATGATCTATCTTGATTATTCAAAGGAAGAAGGCGAATGGCTTCCTAATATTTTTGGCGGCAGAGAGAATCTTGAGGCAATAGATTTTATCAAAAAATTTAATGAAGTCATGCATTTCAATCATCCTGGCATTCTTACAATTGCAGAAGAATCAACAGCGTGGTCAGGTGTTTCAAGACCCACTTACCTTGGCGGTCTTGGATTCAGCTTAAAATGGAATATGGGATGGATGCATGACACGCTTGAGTATTTTTCAAAAGAAGCTGTTTACAGGAAATATCACCAGCACAATCTTACCTTTGGTCTTTTATATGCATTTACCGAGAATTTTATGCTTGTGCTTTCGCATGACGAGGTTGTTTATGAAAAATGTTCAATGCTTAACAAGATGCCGGGAGATACATGGCAGAAATTTGCCAATCTCAGACTTATATATGGATTTATGTTTGGACATCCGGGAAAGAAACTGCTTTTTATGGGCAATGATATAGGTCAATGGGATGAATGGAATTTTGACAAAAGCATTGACTGGCATCTGTTAGAATACGAATCACATAGATCGCTTCAGAAGTATGTTAAGGATCTGAATAAATTTTACAAATTAGAAGCTTCTCTGTATGAAGTAGATTTTGTTCACAATGGATTTGAATGGATTGATTTCCATGATACTGAACAGAGCATTATATCATTCATAAGAAAAGCTAAAAACTCTGAAAATTTTCTTTTGTTTGTCTGTAATTTTACTCCAGTGCCGAGAACTGATTACAGGATAGGCGTTCCTGCTGATGGAATTTACAAAGAAGTTTTTAACACTGATAATTCTGAGTACGGCGGAAGCAATATGCTGAACGGAGGCATAATCAAAACAGAAAATAAACAGTATCATGGCAGGGAATATTCTATTTCAATAACAATCCCTCCTTTGGCTTTAAGTGTATTTAAGATGGCTTAG
- a CDS encoding lytic transglycosylase domain-containing protein: MFILIIAILLATANVSDAEIYKQVDDDGVILYTNAPAGKKNERVVKEKKERSQAKTKHQTINTPNNYKGAYSQIAEEKAKENNLDPSLVHAVIKTESNWNHQAVSRKGAMGLMQLMPNTANAMKVKNPFDPEENIQGGTKYLRYLVERFNGNLTLALAAYNAGPTTVEKYGSIPPISETRKYVKKVMTLYNGTEYTINTKKPENIYKIVLEDGSVLFTNSPVLKNSSARF, translated from the coding sequence ATGTTTATATTAATAATAGCTATTTTGTTAGCCACTGCCAATGTTTCAGATGCTGAAATATATAAGCAGGTGGATGATGACGGTGTAATTCTATACACTAATGCGCCTGCAGGCAAGAAAAACGAGCGAGTTGTAAAAGAGAAAAAAGAAAGATCACAAGCTAAGACTAAACATCAAACTATAAACACACCAAACAATTACAAAGGCGCTTACTCGCAGATCGCAGAGGAAAAAGCAAAAGAGAACAACTTAGACCCTTCGCTTGTCCACGCTGTTATAAAAACAGAATCAAACTGGAATCATCAGGCTGTATCAAGAAAGGGCGCTATGGGTCTTATGCAGCTTATGCCTAATACTGCCAATGCAATGAAGGTCAAAAACCCATTTGATCCTGAGGAAAATATACAGGGTGGGACCAAATATCTGAGGTACCTAGTAGAAAGATTTAACGGCAATCTGACTCTTGCGCTTGCTGCTTACAATGCAGGACCTACAACAGTAGAAAAATACGGTTCTATCCCTCCTATTTCCGAGACCAGAAAATATGTAAAAAAGGTTATGACTCTGTATAATGGAACAGAATATACCATCAATACAAAAAAACCTGAAAATATTTACAAAATAGTTTTGGAAGATGGATCAGTACTTTTTACAAATTCCCCTGTTTTGAAGAACTCTTCTGCAAGGTTCTAA
- the nadA gene encoding quinolinate synthase, with the protein MSSTHNAVKEEILRLKSEQHAIILAHNYQRDEVQDIADFVGDSLELCRKAAEIDCKTIVFAGVHFMAESASILCPDKTVLLTEIEAGCPMADMIKVDTPRPVFRNFPGFTNPPSYVYPVNYSLRDIKAQHPSAPVVAYVNTSAAVKANSDICCTSANIINVIESLEAEEIICVPDKNLAQWAAKSTKKKIISWDGFCHVHERVTSDDVRKARAEHPNAVVLAHPECGPDVLEIVDHVTSTSGMLRFVKASTEKEFIIGTEIGILHRLRKENPAKIFYLLRKDMVCFNMKKTTLDSVFRALQQNNFIIKVPDHIRMPAKRALDRMLEVK; encoded by the coding sequence ATGTCTTCAACACATAATGCTGTTAAAGAAGAAATCTTAAGACTAAAGTCTGAACAGCACGCAATTATCCTTGCGCATAATTACCAGAGAGACGAGGTGCAGGATATAGCTGATTTTGTAGGAGATTCTCTTGAGCTTTGCCGCAAGGCTGCTGAAATCGATTGCAAGACAATAGTCTTCGCTGGCGTGCATTTTATGGCAGAAAGCGCTTCAATACTATGTCCTGATAAGACTGTGCTTCTGACTGAAATTGAGGCTGGATGCCCGATGGCTGATATGATAAAAGTTGATACTCCGAGGCCGGTATTTAGAAACTTTCCTGGATTCACAAATCCTCCTTCATATGTATACCCTGTGAATTACAGCCTTCGCGACATTAAGGCTCAGCATCCAAGCGCCCCAGTGGTTGCGTATGTGAATACATCTGCTGCTGTTAAGGCTAACAGCGATATATGCTGCACATCGGCAAACATAATTAATGTTATAGAATCATTAGAAGCTGAAGAGATTATATGTGTCCCTGACAAAAATCTTGCTCAATGGGCAGCGAAGAGTACCAAGAAAAAAATTATATCATGGGATGGATTCTGCCATGTGCACGAAAGGGTAACGTCTGATGATGTGAGGAAAGCCAGAGCAGAACATCCCAATGCAGTTGTGCTTGCGCATCCTGAATGCGGACCCGATGTTCTTGAAATCGTTGATCACGTGACAAGTACATCTGGAATGCTCAGGTTTGTAAAGGCATCGACTGAAAAAGAATTTATTATAGGCACGGAAATAGGAATACTTCACAGGCTAAGAAAAGAAAATCCTGCAAAAATTTTTTACCTGCTAAGAAAAGATATGGTCTGTTTCAATATGAAGAAAACAACCTTAGACAGCGTGTTCAGGGCTTTGCAGCAGAATAATTTTATTATCAAGGTTCCTGATCATATAAGGATGCCTGCAAAAAGAGCTCTTGACAGAATGCTTGAAGTAAAGTAA
- the msrP gene encoding protein-methionine-sulfoxide reductase catalytic subunit MsrP: MDIKKCKSKSINPSEITPKELYLNRRSFIQNAALTLAGLGVTGVVFGSGADGGQKLSINKKSRYTVDEKTTSFKDASSYNNFYEFSTEKNNIAELSRNFKTRPWTMAVKGNVKNPHVYDIDKLLKVFQLEERIYRFRCVEAWSMVIPWIGFSLSELLKRSNPTSAAKYVEFRTIYNPAQMPGQKRDVLAWPYMEGLRMDEAMNPLTILAVGMYGEILPNQNGAPVRLVVPWKYGFKSIKSIVEIRLVEQMPVTSWMKAIPDEYGFYANVNPNVDHPRWSQAQERRIGEFLKRKTLMFNGYEKEVSDLYKGMDLRKFF; this comes from the coding sequence ATGGATATTAAGAAGTGCAAGTCTAAAAGCATTAACCCTTCGGAGATTACGCCAAAAGAGCTTTACCTGAATAGAAGAAGCTTCATCCAGAATGCTGCGCTTACATTGGCAGGACTTGGTGTAACCGGCGTGGTATTTGGATCTGGAGCAGACGGCGGACAGAAGCTTAGTATAAATAAAAAAAGCCGATATACAGTTGACGAAAAAACTACTTCGTTCAAAGACGCATCAAGCTACAATAATTTTTACGAATTCTCCACAGAAAAAAACAATATTGCAGAACTGAGCAGGAATTTCAAGACAAGGCCATGGACAATGGCTGTAAAAGGAAATGTTAAAAATCCTCATGTTTATGATATTGATAAACTGTTAAAAGTATTCCAACTGGAAGAAAGAATTTATCGCTTTCGCTGCGTTGAAGCATGGTCAATGGTTATCCCGTGGATAGGATTTTCTTTGAGTGAACTTTTGAAAAGATCGAATCCAACATCAGCAGCCAAGTATGTTGAATTTAGAACAATTTATAACCCTGCTCAAATGCCAGGACAAAAACGCGATGTGCTGGCATGGCCTTATATGGAAGGCTTGAGAATGGATGAAGCAATGAATCCCTTGACAATACTTGCCGTCGGAATGTACGGAGAGATTCTGCCAAACCAAAACGGTGCGCCGGTACGCCTTGTTGTTCCGTGGAAATATGGTTTTAAGAGCATAAAATCAATTGTAGAAATAAGACTTGTTGAACAGATGCCTGTAACTTCATGGATGAAAGCAATCCCAGACGAATATGGTTTTTATGCAAATGTGAATCCCAATGTAGATCATCCTAGATGGAGCCAGGCACAGGAAAGAAGAATAGGGGAGTTTTTGAAAAGAAAGACCTTGATGTTCAATGGTTATGAAAAAGAGGTTTCAGATCTTTACAAAGGAATGGACTTGAGAAAGTTTTTTTAA